From one Halosimplex rubrum genomic stretch:
- a CDS encoding DUF7512 family protein: MFGLESAAGVDGAALVIGVVLVEALVLYVGYGLLERAVGPRLVEALRGES, from the coding sequence ATGTTCGGACTTGAGAGCGCGGCCGGCGTCGACGGTGCCGCGCTCGTGATCGGGGTCGTGCTGGTGGAGGCGCTCGTCCTGTACGTCGGCTACGGGCTCCTCGAACGGGCGGTCGGCCCACGACTGGTCGAGGCGCTGCGAGGTGAATCGTGA
- a CDS encoding sulfite exporter TauE/SafE family protein → MEVFGVAVTLLALFAGFGVLIGLLFGFFGMGGSFLVTPALMVMGYETDVAVASGLAFVFATSVIATLKHRDLGQVDYKLGVLMIAGTTAGIEVGKIGLHWLQDIGLADTVVSVIYVALLGGIGVFITYTATRGDGDSGGGISHDADGEAEDDIDGEDIPDIAKTIQSYRVPPMMRLRGGVSVSLWLILAVAFATGLLSGFLGVGGGFIRMPALFYLIGVPVPVAVGTDLFEIVFSGGIGSFLYAMDGAVDLSIVVPLLAGSALGARLGAAATDLVDEDEIKVYFGVMLLLGALAVAIRKVGEFADIPVLQTVSLVVILGAAALVSGAVVVSSVRALRSEPARATSTAD, encoded by the coding sequence ATGGAGGTGTTCGGCGTGGCAGTCACGCTGCTCGCGCTGTTCGCCGGCTTCGGGGTGCTGATCGGTCTCCTCTTCGGTTTCTTCGGGATGGGGGGATCATTTCTCGTCACGCCCGCGCTGATGGTGATGGGCTACGAGACGGACGTGGCCGTCGCCTCCGGGCTGGCGTTCGTGTTCGCCACGTCGGTGATCGCGACGCTCAAACACCGCGACCTCGGGCAGGTCGACTACAAGCTCGGCGTCCTCATGATCGCCGGGACGACCGCGGGGATCGAGGTCGGGAAGATAGGACTGCACTGGCTCCAGGATATCGGACTGGCCGACACCGTCGTCAGCGTCATCTACGTCGCCCTGCTCGGCGGTATCGGCGTGTTCATCACGTACACCGCCACGCGCGGCGACGGCGATAGTGGCGGCGGTATCAGCCACGACGCGGACGGCGAGGCCGAGGACGATATCGACGGCGAGGACATCCCCGATATCGCCAAGACGATCCAGTCCTACCGCGTACCCCCGATGATGCGCCTCCGCGGGGGGGTCTCGGTGTCGCTGTGGCTGATCCTCGCGGTGGCGTTCGCGACGGGACTGCTGTCGGGATTCCTCGGCGTCGGCGGGGGGTTCATCCGCATGCCCGCGCTGTTCTACCTCATCGGCGTGCCGGTCCCGGTGGCCGTCGGGACCGACCTGTTCGAGATCGTCTTCTCGGGCGGGATCGGGAGCTTCCTCTACGCGATGGACGGCGCGGTCGACCTGTCGATCGTCGTTCCGCTGCTGGCCGGGAGCGCACTCGGCGCGCGGCTGGGCGCCGCGGCGACCGACCTCGTCGACGAGGACGAGATCAAGGTGTACTTCGGCGTGATGCTCCTGCTCGGCGCGCTGGCCGTCGCGATCCGCAAGGTCGGGGAGTTCGCGGACATCCCCGTCCTCCAGACGGTCTCGCTGGTCGTCATCCTCGGCGCCGCCGCGCTGGTGTCCGGCGCGGTCGTGGTCAGCTCCGTCCGGGCGCTCCGGTCGGAACCCGCGCGCGCTACCAGCACTGCGGACTGA
- a CDS encoding helix-turn-helix domain-containing protein, which translates to MPDSMSEQLQQDMVCEGLLECFHGLKQLDRDVFQALVTTDEPLTVDEIAEAVDRERSTAYRAVQRLIQTGFIEKEQINYDQGGYYHVYSPTDPSKITDDMQRMLNDWYAKMGQLIQEFENKYEQSETSAPAAES; encoded by the coding sequence ATGCCAGATTCGATGTCAGAACAACTGCAGCAAGACATGGTGTGCGAGGGGCTCCTCGAGTGTTTCCACGGGCTCAAACAGCTCGACAGGGACGTTTTCCAGGCGCTGGTGACCACCGACGAACCGCTCACTGTCGACGAGATCGCCGAGGCTGTCGACCGCGAGCGCTCGACTGCGTATCGGGCTGTCCAGCGCCTGATCCAGACGGGGTTCATCGAGAAGGAGCAGATCAACTACGACCAGGGCGGCTACTACCACGTCTACTCGCCGACGGACCCGTCGAAGATCACCGATGACATGCAACGGATGCTCAACGACTGGTACGCCAAGATGGGCCAGCTCATCCAAGAGTTCGAAAACAAGTACGAGCAGTCCGAGACTTCGGCTCCCGCTGCCGAAAGCTGA
- a CDS encoding NAD(P)/FAD-dependent oxidoreductase — protein sequence MTEEIRDLVIAGSGVAGLSAAVYAARADLEPLVLEGDEPGGQLTLTTDVENYLGFPEGVGGMELIQRGKEQAEQFGAEFRHGSIGSAELDGQPLELSLSTGETLRTRALIVATGASARWVGAEGEDELMGYGLSTCATCDGAFHRGDDVLVVGGGDSAMEEALFLAKFADSVTVVHRRDELRASEIMADRARGDEDIEFAWNTELAAIDGSQEEGVTGATLVSHTDGYPAEKYEAGDDVEVQEVDVGGVFYAIGHEPNTDFLRDTPVALDDAGYVRTTSVGDAWATTATAADGVFAAGDVMDREYQQAVTAAGMGSMAALDTEEWLESVEAVSADSTGSIATEADD from the coding sequence ATGACGGAGGAGATACGAGACCTCGTCATCGCTGGTTCGGGTGTCGCCGGCCTCTCGGCGGCCGTCTACGCCGCCCGGGCTGACCTGGAACCGCTCGTGCTCGAGGGTGACGAGCCGGGCGGCCAGCTGACGCTCACGACCGATGTCGAGAACTACCTCGGGTTTCCTGAAGGCGTCGGCGGCATGGAGCTGATCCAGCGCGGCAAGGAGCAGGCCGAGCAGTTCGGCGCCGAGTTCCGGCACGGCAGCATCGGGTCTGCAGAGCTGGACGGACAGCCGTTGGAGCTGTCACTGTCGACCGGCGAGACGCTCCGGACTCGCGCACTGATCGTCGCGACGGGTGCGAGCGCCCGCTGGGTCGGCGCCGAGGGAGAAGACGAGCTGATGGGTTACGGTCTCTCGACGTGTGCGACCTGCGACGGTGCGTTCCACCGCGGCGACGACGTCCTCGTCGTCGGCGGCGGCGACAGCGCGATGGAAGAGGCCCTCTTCCTCGCGAAGTTCGCCGACTCCGTGACCGTCGTTCACCGCCGCGACGAACTCCGAGCCTCGGAGATCATGGCCGACCGAGCTCGCGGCGACGAAGACATCGAGTTCGCCTGGAACACGGAACTCGCGGCGATCGACGGGTCGCAGGAAGAAGGCGTGACCGGTGCGACGCTCGTCTCTCACACAGACGGCTACCCTGCCGAGAAGTACGAAGCCGGTGACGACGTCGAAGTCCAGGAGGTCGACGTCGGCGGCGTCTTCTACGCCATCGGCCACGAGCCCAACACCGACTTCCTCCGCGACACGCCAGTCGCCCTCGATGATGCCGGCTATGTGCGAACCACCAGCGTCGGCGACGCGTGGGCGACGACGGCGACGGCCGCCGACGGCGTCTTCGCGGCCGGTGACGTGATGGATCGCGAGTACCAGCAGGCGGTCACTGCTGCCGGCATGGGAAGCATGGCCGCCCTCGATACAGAGGAGTGGCTCGAATCAGTAGAGGCGGTGTCGGCCGACAGTACTGGATCGATCGCGACGGAGGCCGACGACTGA
- the leuS gene encoding leucine--tRNA ligase, with amino-acid sequence MTAGTGEYDERERGFDHAEIEPRWQRTWDDEGVFRIPDDAEDPEYVLAMFPYTSGDLHMGHVRNYTITDAYARFERMRGEHVLHPMGWDSFGLPAENAAEERDTNPRDWTMDCIDTMKSQFRSMGFGYDWDREITTCEPEYYRWNQWLFERFREAGLVERQAAELNWCPSCETVLADEQVEEAETPKESPGGGGAAGDGAEICWRCDTPIDHREMDQWFLTITDYAEELLEALDDLEGWPNNVREMQRNWIGRQEGDSVEFELTTGDTVEIFTTRLDTIHGATFFAMSPGHEVAQELAEEDDDVAEYVHRVEGADEDEVDETSGVFTGEYATNPATGEEIPVYVADYVLEDVGTGALYAVPAHDERDHAFAEEHDIPIEQVVEPKPDADVDPEDVDVQEAAYPEDGVLVGSGEYDGLTSEEARETFVEVFDGEHRVEYRLRDWGISRQRYWGTPIPMIHCDECGYVEVPEEDLPVELPEFVQTTGNPLDAAEEWKAVECPDCGGPAERETDTMDTFVDSSWYFLRFLSPDLDDAPFDGERASDWMPVDRYVGGIEHAVMHLLYARFFTKVLDDIDLFEGAPASDASGGSPERSSDGVREPFANLTNQGMVLGEDGNKMSKSGDNGVSPTEIVEAYGADTARLFIMEAAQPEKDFAWSPEGVQSAHQFLQNLHGLAAELAESDGDGATGDDPVAAYVDRETDAAAARATAEFEDFRFNHALQAVRDLVSLLRRYHERADADAAVVERGVRTVVKLLGPVAPHVAEEVWGLLGGEGLLAEAEWPEAALPEDYDVASRLVEDTREDVRDIVDTVGIEDPQTITLAVAPEWKTRAHELARDSEADNLIGDLMGHDEIRERGDAAADFAQDLQAEREALSEVLAPEAEKAALERAAWLIEEEFEARVVVRSAGDADGDLAGKASPGRPAIDIE; translated from the coding sequence ATGACCGCCGGGACCGGAGAGTACGACGAGCGAGAGCGGGGGTTCGACCACGCGGAGATCGAACCCCGGTGGCAGCGCACGTGGGACGATGAGGGTGTGTTCCGCATCCCCGACGACGCCGAGGACCCCGAGTACGTCCTCGCGATGTTCCCCTACACGTCGGGCGACCTCCACATGGGCCACGTCCGCAACTACACGATCACGGACGCCTACGCCCGCTTCGAGCGGATGCGCGGCGAGCACGTCTTGCACCCGATGGGGTGGGATTCCTTTGGCCTCCCGGCCGAGAACGCCGCCGAGGAACGGGACACCAACCCCCGCGACTGGACGATGGACTGCATCGACACGATGAAATCGCAGTTCCGGTCGATGGGCTTTGGCTACGACTGGGACCGGGAGATCACCACCTGCGAGCCGGAGTACTACCGCTGGAACCAGTGGCTCTTCGAGCGGTTCCGCGAGGCGGGGCTCGTCGAACGGCAGGCCGCCGAGCTGAACTGGTGTCCCTCCTGCGAGACGGTGCTGGCCGACGAGCAGGTCGAGGAGGCGGAGACTCCGAAGGAGTCTCCCGGAGGCGGCGGAGCCGCCGGAGACGGCGCCGAGATCTGCTGGCGCTGTGACACCCCCATTGACCACCGCGAGATGGACCAGTGGTTCCTGACGATCACCGACTACGCCGAGGAGCTGCTGGAAGCGCTGGACGACCTGGAGGGGTGGCCCAACAACGTCCGCGAGATGCAGCGCAACTGGATCGGCCGCCAGGAGGGCGACTCCGTCGAGTTCGAGCTGACGACGGGCGACACGGTGGAGATCTTCACCACCCGCCTCGATACGATCCACGGCGCGACCTTCTTCGCGATGTCGCCCGGCCACGAGGTCGCCCAGGAACTCGCCGAGGAGGACGACGACGTGGCCGAGTACGTCCACCGCGTCGAGGGCGCCGACGAGGACGAGGTCGACGAGACCTCCGGCGTCTTCACCGGCGAGTACGCGACCAACCCCGCGACCGGCGAGGAGATTCCGGTGTACGTCGCCGACTACGTGCTCGAGGACGTGGGCACCGGCGCGCTGTACGCCGTCCCGGCCCACGACGAGCGCGACCACGCCTTCGCCGAGGAACACGACATCCCGATCGAGCAGGTCGTCGAGCCGAAACCCGACGCCGACGTCGACCCCGAAGACGTGGACGTACAGGAGGCGGCCTATCCCGAGGACGGGGTTCTGGTCGGCAGCGGCGAGTACGACGGGCTGACGAGCGAGGAGGCCCGCGAGACGTTCGTCGAGGTCTTCGACGGCGAGCACCGCGTCGAGTACCGCCTGCGCGACTGGGGCATCTCCCGCCAGCGCTACTGGGGCACCCCGATCCCGATGATCCACTGCGACGAGTGCGGTTACGTCGAGGTGCCAGAGGAAGACCTGCCCGTCGAGTTACCGGAGTTCGTCCAGACGACGGGCAACCCGCTGGACGCCGCCGAGGAGTGGAAGGCCGTCGAGTGTCCCGACTGCGGCGGCCCCGCCGAACGGGAGACGGACACGATGGACACCTTCGTCGACTCGTCGTGGTACTTCCTGCGGTTCCTCTCGCCCGACCTCGACGACGCCCCCTTCGACGGCGAGCGCGCCAGCGACTGGATGCCCGTCGACCGCTACGTCGGTGGCATCGAACACGCCGTCATGCACCTGCTGTACGCCCGCTTCTTCACGAAGGTGCTCGACGACATCGACCTCTTCGAGGGCGCCCCCGCGAGTGACGCGAGCGGGGGCTCGCCGGAACGGAGCTCCGACGGTGTGCGCGAGCCGTTCGCGAACCTCACTAACCAGGGGATGGTGCTGGGCGAGGACGGCAACAAGATGTCCAAGTCCGGCGACAACGGGGTCTCGCCGACGGAGATCGTCGAGGCGTACGGCGCCGACACCGCCCGCCTGTTCATCATGGAGGCCGCCCAGCCCGAGAAGGACTTCGCCTGGAGCCCCGAAGGTGTGCAGTCGGCCCACCAGTTCCTCCAGAACCTCCACGGCCTCGCGGCGGAACTCGCCGAGTCCGACGGCGACGGGGCGACGGGCGACGACCCCGTCGCGGCCTACGTCGACCGCGAGACCGACGCGGCCGCCGCGCGGGCCACCGCGGAGTTCGAGGACTTCCGGTTCAACCACGCGCTGCAGGCGGTGCGGGACCTCGTCTCGCTGCTGCGCCGGTACCACGAGCGGGCGGACGCCGACGCCGCCGTCGTCGAGCGCGGCGTGCGCACGGTCGTCAAGCTCCTGGGGCCGGTCGCGCCCCACGTCGCCGAGGAGGTCTGGGGCCTGCTCGGTGGCGAGGGGCTGCTCGCCGAGGCCGAGTGGCCCGAGGCGGCCCTCCCCGAGGACTACGACGTGGCCAGCCGCCTCGTCGAGGACACCCGCGAGGACGTGCGCGACATCGTCGACACCGTCGGCATCGAGGACCCCCAGACGATCACGCTCGCGGTCGCCCCCGAGTGGAAGACGCGCGCCCACGAACTCGCCCGTGACTCCGAGGCCGACAACCTCATCGGCGACCTGATGGGCCACGACGAGATCCGCGAGCGGGGCGACGCCGCCGCCGACTTCGCCCAGGACCTCCAGGCCGAGCGCGAGGCGCTCTCGGAGGTGCTCGCGCCCGAGGCGGAGAAAGCCGCCCTGGAGCGAGCCGCGTGGCTGATCGAGGAGGAGTTCGAGGCTCGCGTGGTCGTCCGGTCGGCCGGGGACGCCGACGGCGACCTGGCGGGGAAGGCCTCGCCAGGTCGGCCGGCGATCGACATCGAATAG
- the trxA gene encoding thioredoxin — translation MATDTASDAGTATTSEPLHVNGQSQLDDVVAEHDVVLTDFYADWCGPCQMLEPVVETLAAETDATVAKVDVDANQQLAQSYGVRGVPTLVLFADGEQVEEVVGVQGEEQLRSLIERYAE, via the coding sequence ATGGCAACCGATACTGCGTCCGACGCTGGCACCGCTACCACGAGTGAACCGCTCCACGTCAACGGCCAGTCCCAACTTGACGATGTCGTGGCCGAGCACGACGTCGTTCTCACGGACTTCTACGCCGACTGGTGTGGGCCGTGCCAGATGCTCGAACCGGTTGTCGAGACGCTGGCCGCGGAGACCGACGCGACCGTCGCCAAGGTCGACGTCGACGCCAACCAGCAACTCGCTCAGTCCTACGGCGTCCGTGGTGTTCCGACGCTCGTCCTGTTCGCCGATGGTGAGCAAGTCGAGGAGGTCGTCGGGGTACAGGGCGAAGAGCAACTGCGCTCGCTGATCGAGAGGTACGCCGAATAA
- a CDS encoding DUF7344 domain-containing protein produces MGRNHHEALEPAPDATSTAETDELFAVLSDANRRFVLSHLAQRETPPALDPLAGALAEWNDDLTREDARIALHHVHLPKLGDAGLVEYDETVRLTDDAAGSLDLVEHL; encoded by the coding sequence ATGGGACGAAACCACCACGAGGCACTCGAGCCGGCCCCCGACGCCACCTCGACCGCCGAGACGGACGAACTGTTCGCCGTCCTCTCGGACGCGAACCGCCGGTTCGTCCTCTCGCATCTCGCCCAGCGGGAGACGCCGCCCGCCCTCGACCCGCTCGCCGGCGCGCTCGCCGAGTGGAACGACGACCTCACCCGGGAGGACGCCCGCATCGCGCTCCACCACGTCCACCTGCCGAAGCTCGGAGACGCCGGCCTCGTCGAGTACGACGAGACGGTCCGGCTGACCGACGACGCCGCCGGCTCGCTCGACCTGGTCGAACACCTGTAA
- a CDS encoding sulfite exporter TauE/SafE family protein, which produces MSNPESRIDVKQFVSNFLEFQYREVMMVFATLAVVAGSIVFFPGFDNLSKGLQADISLTLLAAFILVAVIAGVVKGMVGFGYALITTPIFASVIDPTFAVVVLAIPPWMLNMFQIGETNTGLTFLREEWVLVLLATVGSIIGVVFLAEFSTGPIVPFLIGLVIFGYVVFQVVQDFVTVERTHNPLGLSVAGFLEGFLLAVANLGPLLPAYFHTFERDTERYIGGLSMVLGAIFTVRIIQMALFTDLLTTYRLWLGSVIAVVTIVGLLLGTYLRRLEVDEEKFNWFVVALLFVISLNIFRNTIPALFM; this is translated from the coding sequence ATGAGTAATCCAGAGTCACGAATAGACGTCAAACAGTTTGTCTCGAACTTTCTCGAGTTCCAGTACCGCGAGGTGATGATGGTTTTCGCGACGCTTGCTGTCGTGGCAGGATCTATCGTCTTCTTCCCGGGGTTCGATAATCTCAGCAAGGGCCTGCAAGCCGATATTTCGCTCACACTGTTGGCGGCATTCATTCTCGTTGCAGTTATCGCTGGTGTCGTCAAAGGGATGGTGGGCTTCGGCTATGCACTCATTACGACACCTATCTTTGCCTCCGTGATCGATCCGACCTTTGCAGTCGTCGTCCTGGCTATTCCGCCGTGGATGCTCAATATGTTCCAGATCGGAGAGACCAACACCGGTCTGACCTTCCTCCGCGAGGAATGGGTTCTCGTTCTTCTAGCCACCGTGGGCTCGATAATCGGAGTCGTGTTCCTCGCCGAATTTAGCACGGGTCCGATCGTTCCGTTCCTCATCGGCCTCGTGATCTTCGGATACGTCGTCTTCCAGGTCGTCCAGGACTTCGTCACCGTCGAGAGGACGCACAATCCGCTTGGGCTCAGCGTCGCGGGGTTCCTTGAGGGGTTCCTCCTGGCCGTCGCGAACCTCGGCCCGCTGCTCCCGGCGTATTTCCACACGTTCGAGCGGGACACCGAACGGTACATCGGTGGCCTCTCGATGGTCCTCGGCGCCATTTTCACGGTCCGAATCATCCAGATGGCGCTGTTCACAGACCTGCTGACGACCTATCGGCTGTGGCTCGGGTCGGTGATCGCGGTTGTCACTATCGTCGGCCTGCTTCTCGGGACGTACCTCCGCCGTCTCGAAGTCGACGAGGAGAAGTTCAACTGGTTCGTCGTCGCGCTGCTGTTCGTCATCTCACTCAATATCTTCCGGAATACGATCCCGGCACTGTTCATGTGA
- a CDS encoding DUF302 domain-containing protein, which translates to MGYTIQTSVTGEFDDVVDTTIAALKDEGFGVLCDIDIQATLKEKLGEEFRRYRILGACNPPLAYEGLTEEIALGALLPCNVIVYETDDGEIVVSAVDPKQLVGIADNDALDSIATEVNERFERVLSAVTDELGSKSEA; encoded by the coding sequence ATGGGATACACAATACAGACCTCAGTCACCGGTGAGTTCGACGACGTCGTCGACACGACGATTGCTGCGCTCAAAGACGAAGGATTCGGCGTCCTCTGTGACATCGACATCCAGGCGACACTCAAGGAGAAACTCGGCGAAGAATTCCGCCGATACCGCATTCTCGGTGCATGCAATCCACCCCTGGCATACGAGGGACTGACCGAAGAAATCGCTCTCGGCGCACTCCTCCCGTGTAACGTTATCGTCTACGAAACCGACGACGGCGAGATCGTCGTGAGTGCCGTTGATCCAAAGCAATTGGTCGGCATCGCGGACAACGATGCGCTCGACTCGATAGCGACTGAGGTCAACGAGCGTTTCGAGCGTGTTCTCTCGGCCGTTACCGACGAACTAGGATCCAAGTCGGAGGCCTGA
- a CDS encoding SHOCT domain-containing protein → MSSSNQLDTTTIVLLILGAIILLPLLTMGMGYGGMMGYGGMMGQYGGTGGWWPFVGMLVPLIFLLVLLGGGYLVFRRMSETQTSRNPAMEELRAAYARGDLTDEEFESRRERLERSE, encoded by the coding sequence ATGTCTTCATCGAACCAGCTCGACACCACGACCATCGTTCTCCTGATCCTCGGAGCGATCATCTTGCTTCCGTTGCTCACAATGGGGATGGGGTACGGCGGGATGATGGGGTACGGCGGGATGATGGGCCAGTATGGCGGTACTGGCGGGTGGTGGCCGTTCGTCGGGATGCTCGTCCCGCTCATCTTCCTCCTCGTCCTCCTCGGCGGTGGCTACCTCGTCTTCCGGCGCATGAGCGAAACGCAGACGTCTCGAAATCCCGCGATGGAGGAGCTCCGCGCGGCATACGCTCGTGGAGACCTCACTGACGAAGAGTTCGAATCCCGCCGCGAGAGACTCGAACGGTCGGAGTGA
- a CDS encoding ABC transporter substrate-binding protein yields the protein MRVASLLPSATEICYALGVEPVGVSHECDWPPEAADLPTLDRSRVDPDQSSAAINEQVAQAEREHGGVYEIDLGALGAADPDVVVTQGVCDVCAVDTLLVEEAIAEAGLDAEVLTTDVHGLADLYADVERFGEVFDREGRAAELVADLRERVAAVRERTNSISPEERPSVAVFDWLDPVMVAGHWMPELVEAAGASYPMADAGDRSTPREWASVRETDPDVAVAAPCGCGLDQTLDTVDDLTGRPGFADLTAVESERAYAMDGHHFVNRPGPRLVDTLEHLAGLLHPELFDAPPDSVARELPVDAPRRKGPSA from the coding sequence ATGCGCGTCGCCTCCCTCTTGCCGTCGGCCACCGAGATCTGCTACGCCCTCGGGGTCGAACCCGTCGGCGTCTCCCACGAGTGCGACTGGCCGCCCGAGGCCGCCGACCTCCCGACGCTGGACCGCTCGCGGGTCGACCCCGACCAGTCCAGCGCCGCGATCAACGAACAGGTCGCGCAGGCCGAGCGGGAACACGGCGGCGTCTACGAGATCGACCTCGGCGCCCTCGGCGCGGCCGACCCCGACGTGGTCGTCACTCAGGGCGTCTGCGACGTGTGCGCCGTCGACACGCTACTCGTCGAGGAGGCCATCGCCGAAGCGGGTCTCGACGCCGAGGTACTCACGACGGACGTTCACGGACTCGCCGACCTCTACGCCGACGTCGAGCGCTTCGGGGAGGTGTTCGACCGCGAGGGGCGGGCCGCCGAGCTAGTCGCGGACCTGCGCGAGCGCGTCGCGGCCGTCCGCGAGCGAACGAACTCGATCTCTCCCGAGGAGCGGCCGAGCGTCGCCGTCTTCGACTGGCTCGACCCCGTCATGGTCGCCGGCCACTGGATGCCCGAACTGGTCGAAGCGGCGGGCGCCAGCTATCCGATGGCCGACGCCGGCGACCGCTCGACCCCGCGCGAGTGGGCCAGCGTCCGCGAGACCGACCCCGATGTCGCCGTCGCCGCGCCCTGCGGCTGCGGGCTCGACCAGACGCTCGACACCGTCGACGACCTGACCGGCCGGCCGGGGTTCGCGGACCTCACCGCCGTCGAATCCGAGCGGGCCTACGCGATGGACGGCCACCACTTCGTCAACCGCCCCGGCCCCAGACTCGTCGATACGCTCGAACACCTCGCCGGGCTCCTCCACCCCGAACTGTTCGACGCGCCACCCGACTCCGTCGCTCGCGAACTGCCGGTCGACGCCCCGAGACGGAAAGGACCGTCGGCGTGA